One genomic window of Candidatus Methylacidiphilales bacterium includes the following:
- a CDS encoding shikimate kinase — protein MNNPTPDTPRHIALVGMMGSGKTTVGRYLAKLIHWPYHDIDHIIERETGQSIAEIFDTMGEAFFRRHELEVIERLPGSELSVVSTGGGLFIQERPREILLTHAYCIYLQASPQVLWERVRFSENRPLLQKPDPQKILADLLSKRDPIYRLAHYTLNIEGKTIEAIAQEIVTHLPFKITIPPSNQQ, from the coding sequence GTGAATAACCCTACTCCTGATACCCCTCGCCATATCGCTCTGGTAGGCATGATGGGTTCTGGAAAGACAACTGTAGGACGTTACCTAGCCAAATTAATCCACTGGCCGTATCACGACATCGATCACATCATAGAGAGAGAGACTGGGCAATCTATCGCTGAGATCTTCGATACCATGGGGGAGGCCTTTTTCCGCAGACACGAGCTTGAGGTAATTGAGCGACTGCCAGGTTCAGAACTCAGTGTCGTATCAACTGGAGGCGGCCTATTCATTCAAGAACGGCCGCGTGAAATTTTACTCACCCACGCCTACTGCATATACTTACAAGCCTCTCCACAGGTGCTCTGGGAACGAGTGCGTTTCTCAGAAAATCGTCCACTTCTACAAAAACCAGACCCCCAAAAAATTCTCGCTGATCTGCTTTCTAAACGTGATCCGATCTATCGTCTTGCCCACTACACTCTCAACATCGAAGGAAAAACCATCGAAGCGATTGCTCAGGAAATCGTGACTCATCTCCCCTTCAAAATCACGATCCCGCCCAGTAATCAGCAATAA
- the atpF gene encoding F0F1 ATP synthase subunit B, which produces MDAIAEILQRLEVNWPKLIAQAVNFGLVLLILWHFAFRKIIRLLDERQQKIAESVRNAERIQQELAQAEQQRKDILSRANEQANALIAEAMKTAEAQSQRKIQEAIRSAEILIQKAKEAIELDRQKMMTELKAEIARLVVQTTAKVVSITLTEDDHRRLREEAARQLAETLR; this is translated from the coding sequence ATGGACGCCATCGCAGAGATTCTCCAGAGGTTAGAGGTTAACTGGCCTAAACTCATAGCCCAAGCGGTGAATTTTGGGCTAGTGCTGCTAATCCTTTGGCATTTTGCATTCCGCAAAATCATTCGACTTCTCGATGAGCGCCAACAAAAAATTGCTGAATCCGTTCGCAATGCCGAACGGATTCAGCAAGAATTAGCTCAAGCCGAGCAGCAGCGTAAAGACATCCTTTCCCGAGCGAACGAACAAGCCAACGCCCTCATCGCCGAAGCTATGAAGACAGCTGAAGCTCAGTCTCAACGCAAAATCCAAGAGGCCATACGATCTGCAGAGATCCTCATTCAAAAAGCCAAAGAAGCCATTGAGCTCGACCGGCAAAAAATGATGACTGAGCTAAAAGCAGAGATCGCGCGCCTAGTCGTTCAGACCACCGCCAAAGTCGTCTCTATCACCCTCACCGAAGATGATCATCGTCGCTTACGAGAAGAAGCAGCTCGGCAGTTAGCCGAAACACTGCGCTAG
- a CDS encoding FHA domain-containing protein yields MSAQKLSSTEVEQPGDVDFASEESSKIPKKTLDSVWLLIDGVRVYELKPFTSARIGRLEVNDIVFDDHRVSREHAVLKHSGNEVILVDLASTHGTYIDGQRVHHQVLNFGEMFCIVSHELQLCRERPTFSNFRTTIRILNPSSHYATHRRLRFSGVLADLPLFRIIQFIHDEKLSGVMLLQPENKIGPVLYFMAGELIHVENMGLLSALITMPRHEPGLPYFFYHETDFPKRTIHVSTPTFLMQYCRNEELRLTARGRLSKFGTGYSGVCVR; encoded by the coding sequence ATGTCCGCCCAGAAGTTATCTTCCACTGAAGTTGAGCAACCCGGTGACGTCGATTTCGCATCTGAGGAGTCATCAAAAATACCAAAGAAAACGCTGGACTCGGTGTGGCTTTTGATTGATGGCGTGCGGGTATATGAGTTGAAACCGTTTACATCGGCTCGGATAGGGCGATTGGAAGTCAACGATATCGTTTTCGATGATCACCGCGTGAGCCGCGAGCATGCAGTGCTCAAGCACAGTGGTAATGAGGTGATCCTAGTGGATTTAGCGAGCACGCACGGCACTTACATTGATGGCCAACGGGTGCATCATCAGGTGCTGAATTTTGGGGAGATGTTTTGCATTGTGTCGCATGAACTTCAGCTTTGTCGGGAGCGGCCGACGTTCTCTAATTTTCGTACGACAATTCGCATCTTGAATCCGAGTTCGCACTATGCCACACACCGGCGGTTGCGTTTTTCGGGTGTGTTGGCGGATTTGCCGCTGTTTCGGATTATACAATTTATCCATGATGAAAAACTCAGTGGTGTGATGTTGCTCCAGCCGGAAAATAAGATCGGACCGGTGCTTTATTTCATGGCTGGGGAATTGATTCATGTAGAGAATATGGGGCTTTTGTCGGCCCTGATTACGATGCCGCGTCATGAGCCGGGGTTGCCTTATTTTTTCTATCACGAGACCGACTTTCCCAAGCGCACGATCCATGTATCCACACCAACCTTTTTGATGCAATATTGTCGCAATGAGGAGCTAAGGCTCACGGCACGAGGTCGGCTTTCAAAGTTTGGAACCGGTTACAGCGGTGTCTGCGTGCGTTGA
- a CDS encoding DUF456 domain-containing protein — translation MLNETWFTFACAVLGVSVGILGTLLPMIPGLGLIFFVIAAVKLLQPDRIENILVVAAAVAWIGLWVAEFFAGMLGAKLFGGTRWGMLGALVGGIIGVFFFPIGIIFGPMIGAIGGELLAGRNSLPESFKVGIGAGGSFLILTAIKLAAAVTLGLIFIADYWAGS, via the coding sequence ATGCTCAACGAGACGTGGTTCACTTTCGCATGTGCCGTCTTGGGAGTCAGTGTAGGGATACTTGGCACACTTTTGCCGATGATTCCTGGGTTGGGGTTGATTTTCTTTGTGATCGCTGCTGTGAAGCTGCTCCAGCCTGACAGGATTGAGAACATTCTAGTTGTGGCGGCGGCGGTCGCGTGGATAGGATTATGGGTCGCTGAATTTTTTGCTGGGATGCTTGGAGCTAAGCTTTTCGGGGGCACGCGGTGGGGAATGCTGGGCGCGTTGGTAGGAGGGATTATCGGGGTTTTCTTCTTTCCTATTGGAATTATCTTTGGACCGATGATCGGTGCTATCGGGGGTGAACTTTTGGCAGGAAGAAATTCCTTGCCTGAATCCTTTAAAGTTGGCATCGGCGCTGGAGGATCGTTTTTAATCCTCACGGCAATCAAGCTAGCTGCTGCTGTAACGCTCGGGCTTATTTTTATTGCTGATTACTGGGCGGGATCGTGA